A part of Paenibacillus sp. sptzw28 genomic DNA contains:
- the tsaE gene encoding tRNA (adenosine(37)-N6)-threonylcarbamoyltransferase complex ATPase subunit type 1 TsaE, with protein MTETGQAVWMVSGEEGTVRLAEKLAALAGAGAVLALDGDLGAGKTRFSQAFAKAMGVKQIVNSPTFTIIKEYEGKRLPLYHMDVYRLTLEEADELGLDDYFYGNGITIVEWASLIGELLPPERLQLYIEDLGGERRRIALTGIGAPYAGWCKQLQAIGDGDQ; from the coding sequence TGAAACGGGACAAGCCGTGTGGATGGTGAGCGGCGAAGAGGGTACGGTTCGTCTTGCGGAGAAGCTTGCCGCTTTGGCGGGAGCCGGCGCGGTACTCGCGCTGGACGGCGATCTTGGCGCGGGCAAAACGCGATTCTCGCAAGCATTTGCCAAGGCTATGGGCGTGAAACAAATCGTGAACAGCCCGACATTTACGATCATTAAAGAATATGAAGGCAAGCGGCTTCCGCTTTATCATATGGATGTGTACCGGCTTACGCTGGAAGAAGCGGACGAGCTTGGTCTCGACGATTATTTTTACGGGAACGGCATCACGATAGTCGAATGGGCTAGCCTCATCGGGGAACTGCTCCCGCCCGAACGTTTGCAGCTGTATATCGAGGACTTGGGAGGAGAACGGAGGCGCATCGCGTTGACGGGCATCGGGGCTCCTTATGCGGGATGGTGCAAACAACTTCAAGCGATAGGAGACGGCGACCAATGA